A region of Salvelinus alpinus chromosome 6, SLU_Salpinus.1, whole genome shotgun sequence DNA encodes the following proteins:
- the LOC139577587 gene encoding apoptosis regulator BAX-like yields the protein MACVETSDDRVGEVLLKRVMQEQLDEVLSSEVPVVVSTETQELESEQEQKMVLQLAVMIRTIGDAFKENRELDDVIDGMVGQMTSKPSYWKLVEKVFEDGQITWERIAVLFYVAGRIAVKVVIANLPELVKDILKWTLEYFRSKLLDWIQKHGGWMNSFAELARVQVERISSMSARSSGLILVFLGGVIMGSVITWKLVRRT from the exons ATGGCGTGTGTAGAGACATCAG ATGACAGAGTAGGAGAGGTCCTGCTGAAAAG AGTGATGCAGGAGCAGCTGGATGAGGTGTTGTCATCAGAAGTCCCGGTAGTGGTCTCCACAGAAACCCAGGAATTGGAGAGTGAGCAGGAGCAGAAGATGGTGTTACAGCTGGCTGTGATGATACGTACCATCGGAGACGCCTTCAAGGAGAACAGGGAGCTGGACGA TGTGATAGATGGAATGGTGGGGCAAATGACCAGCAAGCCCAGCTACTGGAAGTTGGTAGAAAAGGTATTTGAGGACGGTCAAATCACCTGGGAGAGAATTGCTGTGCTGTTCTACGTAGCAGGGAGGATAGCTGTCAAG GTGGTGATTGCTAACCTCCCCGAGTTAGTGAAGGACATTCTGAAGTGGACTCTGGAGTACTTCAGAAGCAAATTACTGGACTGGATCCAGAAACATGGAGGATGG ATGAACAGTTTCGCTGAGCTGGCACGTGTACAGGTGGAGAGGATATCCTCTATGAGCGCCCGGTCCTCAGGACTCATCCTGGTCTTCCTCGGAGGTGTCATAATGGGTAGTGTTATCACCTGGAAACTGGTCAGGaggacctga